In the genome of Orcinus orca chromosome 13, mOrcOrc1.1, whole genome shotgun sequence, the window GAAGCTCAGTGGTATTTCTAGCCTCACGGTTTCTACACGTTTCTGAAGCTTCCCTCTGACCTGGGCCCTTGGAGGGAGCCCCCACCTGATCCAGCTCTGCCTCAGGAGGCCAAAGGTCTTGCctgtccctccctgccctgctgcgCTCAAGAGGGAGGCCCCATGGCCCGTGGCCAGGACCTGGCGAGGCCTCTTGGGCTGAGGAGGCCCATTCCCTGGAGCCCAGCCTTGGGCAGGGCCTGCCCTCTGACAAGCCTGCACAGAGCTGCCCGTAAACTGGCTCCCTTCTGCCCCCTCTTCTCCTGAAACCCTACCAACCTCCACGCCCCCTCCTCCTAGACAGGCCCCAGAATCCTCTTCCTCAGGCTGAGTGGCTCTTACTTCCCCAGCTTAGAGCAGCCACCACTGGTGGTGGGTCCCTTACTGCGAACCAGGCTCTATTAGGTTCTTTTCATGCATAACCTCTTTAAACTTCTGCAACAGTCCTGGGATGTAGATATTACTgccgtccccattttacagatgggaagactgaggtcGTAGGAGGTTTAATGATGTCCTCAGGGCCattcagctagtaagtggcagaggtcAGGGGGGCTtgcagagcccatgtgctctgaaCTATGCTGTCCTGCTTTTTCATTCGTTCTTTGTTCTGGCCCTTGACGCTGGGACTGCAGCACAGGGTCATTTGGGTCAAAGTCTTGTTGCTGAGCAGGATACTTACGGCTACTCTTCCTGCCACCTGGCTGCTGGGTCCTCCCTTCCCCATCTGCTGTCCTGGAGCCAGTGttaggggtggggggtggttccCCGCGCAGGCCAGCTCGGCTGTGTGTGGTGTGTCCTGCCTCCGCCTGGTCCCACTCCCTGGCCCTGCTGGCACAGCCCCTGCTTCAGGGCCTGGGTATGTGTTTGCAGTCCGGCACCTGCAGCCTCTTAGGCTCGGCCAGGCAGGCAGCATTCCTGGGGCAGCTCTTCGCACACAGGGCCCATCCCAGGCTCACAGACCCTTTGCCTCCTTAGTGCAGGGTCCCTTCTGGATCAGCCTCATCTATCCCCAGGCTGATGGATGTCCTGTCCTTCCTTCCCCAAGTGGGTCTGGACCCAGTTTTTCCAGTGGATGAGAAAACAGGCTGAGTGTGGGAAGGAGCACTGTGGCCAGGCCTGCCTCAGCACAGACAACTCACCCTGGGCtcatccctgcccctccctgccatGGGGCCCTGGGTGTCCGCACCCTGGCGCTCAGCATGCCTGGAGGCGGCCTCCCTGGAGCCACGTGGTCGTGATGTTGTTCCGGGGGGCCCTTGAAAGCCCCACTCTTGGACCCTGAAGCTCCCTGGTCAGTGGCCTCCGGGACCTGATTCTCAGTGTAGGGTGGGCTTTGGTTCCAGGGGGGCCACAGTCTCTGTTCCTGCCAATGGTGTTGTCTGTCTGCTCCTCTGAGAGGTCTGGGGCGCCCCGAGCAGACTGAGCTTctagggggtgtgtgtgttggcGGGGAACCGAGGGTTCCAGAGCCACACACGAGGGCTTCCTTCCTGTGCTGTGTggagtggtgtgtgtgtttggggagcaGGGGGGTGCCTGATTTACCCAGCTACCTAGGATGGGGACCCCACAGTAGCAGGGCCCAAGCCAAACCTCCACTCATAtccttttctgttcattttccagcAAACTGTGGCTGTAAACGTGCCCCCCGAGGATCAGGATGGCTCTGGAGATGACTCCGACAGCTTCTCTGGCTCGGGCGCAGGTGAGTGGGCTGGGGGTGGCGGTCAGAGAGCCCCCCTAGCTGGGCCAGAAGGGTGATGCTAGGGAAGAGAATGGGGACCGTGCTGCAAGGAGAAAACATGTGTGGGTTGAGGTGGGAAGGGTGTGGATTCCACGAGGTCCTGGGGGCTGCCTGCTGCAGACAGACTTGGGCTCATGTTCTCCTTTTTAACTCACTGGGGAATCTTTGGAAGGTGATTTGACTTCTCCaagcctctatttcctcatctgtacaatgggaataacCTCTTGACTTCATAAGGCTATTGGGAGGTATTAGGCTGCACAGAGCCTAGTGGGGTATAAATGTGCCTTTATCTTCCCTATTTCCCCTTTCCCTGGGGGAATGAAATCCTTGAGCCTAGAGGTGGTCAGGGAGGCTCTCTGAGGAGGTGCTCTTGAACTAGACCTCAGAAGAGGGCTACAGTCATCCCTGGGGAAAGTGGCCTAGGCAGGGGCCCGGGAGCTAGGACGTGAGACACAGGCCTCTGTACttgggaggctggggagagggcaggtgGATCAGGGAGGGGGCCAGAGAGGTGTGTGTATGGGGATATGGCGTTCAGCCCCTAAGGATGCCCCCATCCCCCAGGGAGCGGGCTTCAGCGGTCGCAGGAAAGATCCCTTCCCAGATGGCTCCAGAGACCGGGCTGTCCCCAGGCACGTGCAGCAGAAAAGGGCAGCTTTGCTGGTTCATTTTCCAAAGTTGAGTTTCGCCTTAGCTAGCTCTGCCCCAGGAAACACAGCTTCTCACGAGAGGAAGGGTTTGCTGTGCTGGCCTGGAAGTCAAAGCCTCGGGTCCTCGGCCAGGCCTTCCTCATGGCCTGAGCTTGGCTGGCCTTGATGTTCAGGGGCCTCCCTCACCCCACACGCTGTGCTTCTGGCCCTGCAGGCGCTCTGCCAGATATCACCGTGTCACAGCAGACCCCCTCCACCTGGAAGGACAAGGGGCTCCTGACGGCCACGCCCACGGCTCCAGAGCCCAGCCGCCCGGATACCACGgtcacctccacctccatcctGCCGACTGGAGAGCAGCCTGAGGGGGGCGGGCTGGTGCTCCTAGGAGAGCTGGAACCTGGCCTCACTGCCCAAGAGAAGGaggccacccacccacccagtggGACCACGCTGCACCCAACCACCCACCGGGCATCGACAGCCAGAGCTACCACGGCCCAGGGGCCTGCTGCCACCTCCCATCCCCACAGGGACGTGCAGCCTGACCACCACGAGACCTCAGCTCCCACAGGTCACAGTCAGCTCGAGCCTCAGGCTCCCAGCGTGGAGGATGGAGCTTCTGCTACCACCGAGAAGGCTGCTGAGGGTGAAGCCCCCACCCAG includes:
- the SDC1 gene encoding syndecan-1 translates to MRRPALWLWLCALALRLQPALPQTVAVNVPPEDQDGSGDDSDSFSGSGAGALPDITVSQQTPSTWKDKGLLTATPTAPEPSRPDTTVTSTSILPTGEQPEGGGLVLLGELEPGLTAQEKEATHPPSGTTLHPTTHRASTARATTAQGPAATSHPHRDVQPDHHETSAPTGHSQLEPQAPSVEDGASATTEKAAEGEAPTQLPEGEGSGEQDFTFDVSAENSAGATVEPGQRNVPPGDPGATGASQGFLDRKEVLGGVIAGGLVGLIFAVCLVGFMLYRMKKKDEGSYSLEEPKQANGGAYQKPSKQEEFYA